The uncultured Roseibium sp. DNA segment GTGATCGGCGGCAAGCAGTACCTGAAAATGGTCGATGCCTCGACCCACTACCACGCCACCTACGTCAAGCCCCGCTGGGCCAGGGCCATGGTCAAGCGCGGCCAGATCGGCGAGCATATCTTCTACAAGACCTATGGCGGCAGCTGGAAGTAGCTGGAACAGACATAGGAAAGTTAAAAAGGGCGTGCCGATCGGGCGCGCCCTTTTCGTTTGCCCTAGCCGATCTCGATATCGAGCCCCAGGTCGAGCACCGGAGCGGAATGGGTAATCCAGCCTGAGGAAATCAGGTCGACACCGGATTCGGCGATCGCCTTCACCGTGTCGGCCTCGATGCCTCCGGAAGCTTCCAGCGGAACCCGGCCGGCGGTGATCGCAACGGCTTCTCGCAGACGGTCCGGATCAAAGTTGTCGAGCAGGATCACATCCGGCCCGCAAGCCAGGGCTTCCTTCAGCTGGTCCAGCGTATCGACCTCGACCTCGAGCTTTACCAGGTGCCCCTTGAAGGCCTTGGCCGCCTCGATTGCCTGGGTCACGCCGCCGGCAACGGCGACATGGTTGTCCTTGATCAGGATCGCATCGTCGAGGCCGAAGCGGTGGTTCGATCCGCCGCCGCAACGCACCGCGTATTTCTCGAAGGTCCTGAGCCCCGGCGTCGTCTTGCGGGTGCAGACGATTTCGGCGCTGGTATGGGCGATCAGGTCGGCGAACCGGGCCGTCGCCGTGGCCACACCCGAGAGATGTCCGAGGAAATTCAGCGCGACCCGTTCCGCCGACAGGATGGCGCGCGCCGGGCCGGACATGCGGGCAACTACCGTTCCCTTCTCCAGCCGGTCGCCGTCCGCGGCAACCATCTCGAACTCGACTGCGTCATCGGTCAGGCGAAAGGCGCTTTCGGCAAGCGCCAGTCCGGCCAGAACGCCCGGCTTGCGGGCAGCAATAACCGCGGTCGCCGTGGCCTCGGCCGGGATCGTCGCCTGGCTGGTGAGATCTCCTGCCCGGCCCCAGTCTTCCAGGAGGGCGGCCTTGACGGCCTCCTCGACGATCAGGCGGGGAAGAACGGGAAGCTGGGCAGTCATGGATCGGTCCGATTCTGGCTGTTATGGTCAGGCTTTGGTGGTTTCTTCACAGGCCGCTTTCGCGATCACTTCGACCTCACTCAAAGTGGTGAAGGACCGTCTGGTCTGTGCGGGATCGGTGTCAGGGAAGTCAGAGCGGAAATGCCCGCCCCGGCTTTCGGTGCGTTTGAGCGCGGCGGCGGCAATGATCTTGCCGGCAATCATCATGTTGCGGATGGAGATCCGGGTACAGGCCTGCTCGACGCTGGAGATGGTGGCGAGCGCCTGTTTCAGGCCGGCCGCATCCCGCTCCACGCCGACCAGATTGCTCATGGTCTCGCGCAGGACCGTGATGGCGTCGCGCTCTTCCATGTTACGCTGGCTGGGCAGGCCTGGTTCATCGCCAAGCGCGTTCCAGTAGGCACTGCGCGGGGTCGGCATCAGGCTCTGAATATCCTCGGCGATGCGGGCGGCAAAGACGACGGCTTCGAGCAGGGAGTTCGACGCCAGCCGATTGGCCCCGTGAGCCCCGCTGGAGGCAACTTCGCCCGCAGCCCACAGGTTGTCGAGGGACGTGCGCCCGTTCGCATCGGTCAGGATCCCGCCCATGTGATAGTGCTGGGCCGGAGTGACCGGGATCGGCTGCGCCACCGGATCGATGCCGGCTTCCGCGCAGGCGGCGTAGACGGTCGGATAGCGATCCTGGAAACTTGCGCCGATGGCCGTCCGGCAATCCAGGAACGCGCCGCGTCCGGCCATGCGTTCGCGGTGGATCGCGCGGGCAACGATATCACGCGGCGCGAGTTCCGCGTCCTCATGAACCTTCGCCATGAAACGCTCGCCGGCGGAATTGATCAGCGTGGCGCCGTCACCGCGCAGAGCTTCGGTCGCAAGCGGTGCCGGGTCCTTGCTGACGTCCAACGCGGTCGGGTGGAACTGGACGAATTCCGCGTCGGCGATCACGGCTCCGGCCCTTGCGGCAAGGGCAAGGCCATGGCCGTTTGCTTCGCCGGGATTGGTCGTTACCGCATAAAGATGTCCGATCCCGCCTGAGGCGAGCACCACGGCCTTTGCCGGAAAGGCCATGCGCTCCAGGCCGCCGCGCTTGCGGGCGAGAACGCCGGTCACATAACGGCCTTCGACCATCAGGCTTTCGCCCATATAGCCTTCCATGATCCGGATCGACGGCGTGGCGTGAACGGCTGCGACCAGGGAGTCCATGATGGCCTTCCCGGCCATGTCGCCACGCACGCGCACAATGCGATTTTCGGAATGCGCAGCCTCCCGGGAAAGCTGCAGGCGTCCCTCAAGATCCTTGTCGAACGGGACGCCGTAGGACAGCAGATCGCGGATCCGCTCGCCTGCCTCGCGGGTCATCTGCTCGACGATCTTTTCCTCGCAGATACCATCGCCCGCGGCCAACGTATCGTCCCGGTGCTTTTCCGCGCTGTCGTGCTCCGAAACCGCGGCGGCGATCCCGCCTTGCGCCCAAGCGGATGAGGCACCCTTGCCGATCGGCGCGTTGGTGATCACCGTCACCGGTCTCGGCGCCAGTTTCAGAGCGCAGAAGAGGCCCGCAAGCCCGCCGCCCAGAATCACGACGTCATCGACATCCTTGCCTGCGCGTGCAGGCACGAAATCCTCAAGCGAAACGCTCATGGAACACTTCCCAAGACAAGCTGATTCAGGGCGAGTGCCGGTCAGCTTTTCAGATTGATCATGCGTTCGACCGCAACGCGGGCCTTTTCGGCCACCACCGGATCGACCGTCACTTCTTCCTTCATTTCGACCAGAGAGTCGAGGATCTTGCCCAGGGTGATCCGTTTCATGTGCGGGCACAGATTGCACGGTTTCACGAAGTCGACGTCCGGTGCTTCGCTCGCCACATTGTCAGCCATGGAGCACTCGGTGATCATCATCACCTTCTTCGGGTGCTCGGTCTTCACCCAGTCGATCATATGCGCGGTGGATCCGGCAAAGTCGGCTTCCGCAACCACCTCAGGCGGACATTCCGGGTGGGCGATGATCTTTACGTCCGGATCGATCCTGCGGTAGTCGCGCAGTTCTTCCGCCGTGAAACGCTCATGGACCTCGCAAGCGCCATCCCAGACCAGAACCTCCACGTCGGTCTTGTTGCCGACATTGGCGGCCAGATACTTGTCGGGGATCAGGAACACCCGGTCGACACCGAAACTCTCGACCACCTGAAGGGCGTTGGACGAGGTGCAGCAGATATCGCACTCCGCCTTCACATCGGCCGACGTGTTCACATAGGTGATGATCGGCACGCCGGGATTGCGTGCCCGCAGGCCGCGAACATCTTCCGCCGTGATCGATTCGGCCAGCGAGCAGCCGGCGCGCATATCCGGGATCAGGACGGTTTTTTCCGGGCTCAGGATCTTCGACGTCTCCGCCATGAAGTGGACGCCGCACTGGATGATGATCTCCGCATCCGTACGTGTCGCCTCAATGGCAAGCTGCAGGCTGTCGCCGACGATGTCCGCGACGCCATGGAAGATATCCGGCGTCATGTAGTTGTGCGCCAGGACGACCGCGTTGCGCTCTTTCTTCAGCCGGTTGATGGCATGGATCGTCGGCGCCAGCGCCGGCCACTCGATCGCCGGGACGATGTGTTTGACCTTTTCGTAGATCGGCGCAGTCGCCTCGGCCACCTCGGGCGTATAGGCCAGCGCAGGGTAAGCGATCTTCCCGAACCGGTCGATGGCAAGCGCGTTCGAATTCTGCTCGATACGACGTGCGGTTGCGTTTCTGGCATTGGTCATGGCGACTTTCCTTCATATACTCATCTCGAGTATATCTATGACAAAAGAAAACGGGCCAAAGGCCCACACACTCTTTTGCTCCGATTGAGTTTATATAGACGCTTCCACTCGGGAAATCCACCAGGTTCGTCACCTAATTTCTCGAAATCTATTTTTCTTCATTATTTTCAGTTATTTACACTCTCATTCTCTATATCCAAACGCGCTCCAATCCGATTGACAGGCTCTCCGGCCAACGAATTGCCCCTGTATCTCCCAGTCCGGATCCACCCCCTAATTCATTCCAAACATTTATGGATCAATCAGAAAAAATCGCTTTCTCCTATCCGTCGGCACGATTATCGTAAGGTAACGATGAATAACCGCGACACCGGCCGCAACTGCAGGATCCCATGAGCGACGATAGCCTCTACCCCGTGAAAAGCGGCCCCAACGTTCCCCTCGTGATCGTCTGCGGCTGCGTGATCGCGTTGTTGTCCTTCGGCCCGCGCTCGACCATGGGATTCTTCTTCCAGCCGATGACCCAGGCCCATGACTGGAGCCGGGAAATCTTCGCGCTTGCCATTGCGATCCAGAACCTGATCTGGGGTGCAGCCCAGCCGGTGGCCGGCATGATGGCCGACCGCTACGGGACGTGGAAAACCCTGTCCATGGGCGCCGTTCTCTACGCCATCGGCCTGCTTTTAATGGCAAACGCCGAAACGCCGATGGCGCTTCACCTGTCCGGCGGCGTCCTGATCGGACTGGGCGTTGCCTTTTCCTCCTTCTCCCTCGTGATCGCTGCCTTCGGGCGGGTGGTGACGCCCGAACAGCGATCGATCGCTTTCGGCATCGGGACCGCGTCCGGATCACTCGGCCAGTTCGTCTTTGCTCCGCTCGGCAATTCCCTGATCGAGAGCATCGGCTGGCAGGAAACGCTGATCGTGTTTTCCGGCCTTATCATGGCGGTCCCGTTCCTGGCCATCGCGCTCAGGGGCCGTCCGCATGCACCGGCAAGCCTGGGTCTAGGCCCGGACCAGAGCCTCACCCAAGCGATGGCCGAGGCCTTCGGAACCCGCGGCTTCATTCTGCTGACCCTTGGCTTCTTCGTCTGTGGCTTTCACGTCGCCTTCATTACCGTCCACTTGCCGCCCTATATTGCCGACCTCGGCCTGGACCCGTCATGGGGCGCGATTGCGATCGCCCTGATCGGTCTGTGCAACATCGTCGGCTCGCTGGTCTCCGGTTATATCGGCGGGCGCTATTCCAAGCCGCATTTCCTGTCGCTGATCTATTTCGCCCGCGCGATCGTCATCACGGTGTTCATTCTGGTTCCGGCCTCCCCGTTGACAGTTCTGGCGTTCGCCGCCGCCATGGGCTTCCTGTGGCTGTCGACGGTGCCACCGACCTCCGGCCTTGTCGCGGTCATGTTCGGCCCGCGCTACATGGCGACTCTTTTCGGCTTCGTCTTCTTCTCCCACCAGATCGGGTCCTTCATCGGCGTCTGGCTGGGCGGGTATCTCTACGACACCACCGGATCCTACGATGCCATCTGGTGGATGGGCGTCGTGCTTGCCCTCTTCGCCACGGTCATCCACTGGCCGATCCGGGAACAGCCGGTTCCCCGGCTGGCGGCAGAAGCCGCGGAATAAAGCACCGGACCGGGTACGTGCCGGCTGATGCTTGACCTTCCGCCGCCGCCGTGGCACCTGTCCGGCCGAATAAAGGGTCTGCTCCCGCAGGGCCGGTGACTTCATCCACGCGGAAAAGCTTCTCATGTCGAACGACGCCATCCCGGCGCATATGCGCCCCCAGAATTCCTTTCAAGGCCTGATCCTGACCCTGCAGCGGTTCTGGGCCGATCAGGGATGCGTCGTGCTTCAGCCTTACGACATGGAAGTGGGTGCGGGAACGTTTCATCCGGCGACCACTTTGCGCTCGCTCGGGCCGCGTCCGTGGAAAGCGGCCTATGTGCAGCCCTCGCGCCGGCCCACCGACGGCCGCTACGGCGAAAACCCGAACCGGCTGCAGCACTATTACCAGTTCCAGGTGATCCTGAAGCCGTCGCCCGCCGACCTGCAGGACCTTTACCTGAAGTCGCTCTACGCCATCGGCCTCGACCCGTCCGTCCACGACATCCGCTTCGTGGAGGACGACTGGGAAAGCCCGACGCTCGGTGCCTGGGGCCTGGGTTGGGAATGCTGGTGCGACGGCATGGAAGTCTCGCAGTTCACCTACTTCCAGCAGGTGGCGGGCTTCGAATGTTCACCGGTTTCGGGCGAGCTGACCTATGGTCTTGAGCGCATCGCCATGTATATCCAGGGCGTCGATAACGTCTACGACCTGAACTACAACGGTCGCGAAGGCGACGAAAAGGTCACCTACGGCGACGTGTTCCTGCAGGCCGAGCAGGAATATTCCCGGCATAATTTCGAGCATGCCGACACCGAAATGCTGTTCCGCCACTTCAAGGACGCGGAAAACGAATGCAAGGCGCTGCTCGACGCAGGCGCAAAGGCCCGTGAAGACGCCGGCGCCCCGGTGCATCAGGTCGTGCTGCCAGCCTACGACCAGTGCATCAAGGCCAGCCATGCCTTCAACCTGCTCGACGCCCGAGGCGTCATCTCCGTGACCGAGCGCCAGAGCTATATCCTGCGCGTGCGCGAGCTGGCGAAGGCCTGCGGTGCTGCTTTCCTGGAGACGGAAGCCGGCGGCGTCGGCTACGAGGGCTGAGCTTCCCCCGGCAAAGGATACCGTCAGGTACCCTTCCAGATGACAATCTTACGCTGAGCGGTAGAGTATCGGGCGAGAGCTTTGAAGCATTTGACCGACGCGCTTTTGTCTGCCGACAAGGTGGATTGCGTGCAGTGGTGTTTCCCCACCACAAGCGCAAACCAACGCAGTCAGCAGACAAACGAGCCCGGCCCTGCGTGTGGTGGACAGCAGCCCATCGGCTACGTTGCGCGGCGTGCACGATGCACCGCATCGCACTTTGCGACGCACCTGGCCGAATGAACTGCTTTCTGCCATCAAATGCTTCAAAGTTAACGCCCGATGCTCTAGCCTTCGCGAAAATCGATTGCGGAGCACGCCCTCATGACGACCTGGATCATCCTCGGCCTCCTGGTTCTGATCGCCCTTTATGTCATCTATCTCTACAATCAGCTCGTCCAGAAACGGCAGATGGTGGAAGAGGGCTGGAGCGGCATCGATGTCCAGCTGAAGCGCCGGGCGGACCTCATTCCCAACCTGGTGGAAACCGTGAAGGGTTACGCGACCCACGAACGCGGTACGCTGGAAGAAGTCACGGAGATGCGCGCCAAAGCGGCCAGTGTCCCTTCCGGTGATGTGGCAGGGCGCGCCCATGCGGAAGGCATGCTGTCCCAGGCGCTCGGACGGCTCTTTGCCGTGGCCGAGGCCTATCCGGATCTGAAGGCCAGTTCGAATTTCCAGGACCTTCACGCTTCGCTCGACGCGATCGAGGACGCCCTACAGATGGCGCGGCGTTACTATAACGGCGCCGTGCGAGCGCTGAACGTCATGGTCGAGAGCTTCCCCTCCAACCTGATCGCCTCACAGTTCAAGTTCGAAAAACGTGAGTATTTCGAGATCGAGGACGCCGCCGACCGGGCCGTTCCGAAGGTCAGCTTCTGAAGGTGCGCACCATGCCGGACTTCCGCTTGCCCCGCCGGCTGACGGCGCTTGTCGTCGGCTGCCTTGCCTTCCTTGTGGTCCTGGGACACGCCCGCGCCGACGAACGCATCCTCAATTTCGGCTCTACGATCGTGGTCGCTCACGACGGCACCCTGACCGTCACCGAGAAGATCACCGTTCGGGCAGAAGGCAAGAACATCAAGCGCGGCATTTACCGGGACATTCCGCTAACCTTTCAAGACGCGAACGGGCGGGAGAAAAAAGCCGGGTTCGAGCTTCTGGAGGTGCTGCGCGACGGCAGTCCGGAACCGCATTCGGTAAGACGCTCCGGCGGCGGTGTTCGCATTTACTTCGGCAAGGAGGACGTGTTTCTCCCGACCGGTACTTACACCTACACGCTGAGTTACGAGACGACCCGTCAGATCCGGTTCTTCGACGATCACGACGAGGTTTACTGGAACGCTACCGGCAACGAATGGGTCTTCCCGATCGACAAGGCCGAAGCGCGCGTCATCATGCCCGACGGCGACAAGGCCACCAGATGGACCGCCTTTACCGGACGTTACGGCTCCAGGGAATCCGCCGTCACGGTGACACCCGAAGACGGCGGCAACAGCGTCCTGTTCAAGACAACACGTGGACTCGGGCCGCAGGAAGGTTTGACCGTCGTCGTGGCGATGCCCAAAGGTGTCGTCGCGCCGCCGACCGCCGAACAGGAAGCGGCCTATTTCCTGATGGATTACCGGGCGGAGATCGTCGGCAGTCTCGGCGTGCTTCTGGTGCTTGCCTATTATCTGATCGCCTGGTGGCAGGTGGGTCGGGACCCGCCGAAAGGCGTGATCTTCCCGCGCTTCAAGGCGCCGGAAGGGATTTCTCCTGCCCTTGCCAACTACGTCACCAACCGCGGTTTCGGCGACGGCGGCTGGACGGCGCTGTCGGCGGCCTGCCTGAACCTCGCCGTGAAAGGCCGGCTGGTGCTGGAGGCACCCGGCGATACGGTCACGCTTGTTCCGAAGCCGGACGGCAATCCAAAAAACGCATGGGATGACCCTCTTCCGAAAGGAGAAGCCGCGGTCAACCGGTGGCTGCGGAGCCGGGGAAGCCCGCTCACGATCAGCAAGGACAACGGCAAGTCGGTTCAAGCCCTTGGAAGCAAGTTCCGCTCCGCGATCGAGGATGAGAACCGGACACGGTACTTCAAGAAGAACTGGGGCTACGTGATCCCCGGCGCGATCCTGAGCGCTCTGGCCGCAATCGCGCTGGTGGTCTTCGGAAACTTGTCCGACGATCAGATTGCGCTGTTCATGCCGGTCCTGTTTATCGGGGTTTTCGTAACGGTTTTCTCCGTCAATTTCGGCAAGCTGTTTCGGCGCTCCGGCAATATCTTCGCGAAGATCGCTGCCATTTTCATGATCTTCGGCTTCGGCATGTCCATTCTTGTCAGCGCGGTTCCCCTCCTATTCAGCGGCGGCTTCGGAATACCGCTGCTTCCGGCTCTTGCCGTCGCACTGGTTGCCACCAACCTGCTGTTCTACTACCTGCTGGGGGCTCCGACCGTTGCCGGCCGTCAGGTCCTCGACGAGATCGAAGGTCTGAAGCTTTATCTGACGGTTGCCGAGAAGGACCGGATGAACATGGAGGGCGCGCCGGCCATGAGCCCCTCCCATTTCGAAACGCTGTTGCCCTATGCAGTTGCGCTCGGCGTGGAAAAGCCGTGGGCGAATGCCTTCCAGGCGTGGCTGCTGACGGCGGCCGGGGCCGCGGTCGCCGCATCCTATGCTCCGGCATGGTATTCCGGGCACGTATTCGACGCCCACAATATTGCCGGATCCATGAACGACGTGACCAGCGCGATGGCGGGAACCTTCAGCACCTCGCTGCCTGCGCCGAAGTCATCGAGTTCGGGTTTTTCCGGCGGAGGCGGTTTCTCAGGCGGCGGTGGCGGAGGCGGCGGCGGCGGTGGATGGTAACCGGCGCGATGACCGAAGCCGGGACATATGAACAGCAGCATTTGACCGGGCAACCAGGAGAACTGGCATGGCGCGGAGCCCTGTAACGATCGGCGAGTTCGCAAACTTCAATATAGCGATCATCTGGCTATTTCTGGGCTAGAGCATCACGCCGAATGGCGCGCGCTGTCCGTTTCCGCCTGACCGGCGATCTGAAGCAGTTCGTCGATCTTTTCCTGTGGCCGGGCGGCACCGAACAGGAAGCCT contains these protein-coding regions:
- the nadC gene encoding carboxylating nicotinate-nucleotide diphosphorylase, translated to MTAQLPVLPRLIVEEAVKAALLEDWGRAGDLTSQATIPAEATATAVIAARKPGVLAGLALAESAFRLTDDAVEFEMVAADGDRLEKGTVVARMSGPARAILSAERVALNFLGHLSGVATATARFADLIAHTSAEIVCTRKTTPGLRTFEKYAVRCGGGSNHRFGLDDAILIKDNHVAVAGGVTQAIEAAKAFKGHLVKLEVEVDTLDQLKEALACGPDVILLDNFDPDRLREAVAITAGRVPLEASGGIEADTVKAIAESGVDLISSGWITHSAPVLDLGLDIEIG
- a CDS encoding L-aspartate oxidase; the protein is MSVSLEDFVPARAGKDVDDVVILGGGLAGLFCALKLAPRPVTVITNAPIGKGASSAWAQGGIAAAVSEHDSAEKHRDDTLAAGDGICEEKIVEQMTREAGERIRDLLSYGVPFDKDLEGRLQLSREAAHSENRIVRVRGDMAGKAIMDSLVAAVHATPSIRIMEGYMGESLMVEGRYVTGVLARKRGGLERMAFPAKAVVLASGGIGHLYAVTTNPGEANGHGLALAARAGAVIADAEFVQFHPTALDVSKDPAPLATEALRGDGATLINSAGERFMAKVHEDAELAPRDIVARAIHRERMAGRGAFLDCRTAIGASFQDRYPTVYAACAEAGIDPVAQPIPVTPAQHYHMGGILTDANGRTSLDNLWAAGEVASSGAHGANRLASNSLLEAVVFAARIAEDIQSLMPTPRSAYWNALGDEPGLPSQRNMEERDAITVLRETMSNLVGVERDAAGLKQALATISSVEQACTRISIRNMMIAGKIIAAAALKRTESRGGHFRSDFPDTDPAQTRRSFTTLSEVEVIAKAACEETTKA
- the nadA gene encoding quinolinate synthase NadA, translated to MTNARNATARRIEQNSNALAIDRFGKIAYPALAYTPEVAEATAPIYEKVKHIVPAIEWPALAPTIHAINRLKKERNAVVLAHNYMTPDIFHGVADIVGDSLQLAIEATRTDAEIIIQCGVHFMAETSKILSPEKTVLIPDMRAGCSLAESITAEDVRGLRARNPGVPIITYVNTSADVKAECDICCTSSNALQVVESFGVDRVFLIPDKYLAANVGNKTDVEVLVWDGACEVHERFTAEELRDYRRIDPDVKIIAHPECPPEVVAEADFAGSTAHMIDWVKTEHPKKVMMITECSMADNVASEAPDVDFVKPCNLCPHMKRITLGKILDSLVEMKEEVTVDPVVAEKARVAVERMINLKS
- a CDS encoding MFS transporter; the protein is MSDDSLYPVKSGPNVPLVIVCGCVIALLSFGPRSTMGFFFQPMTQAHDWSREIFALAIAIQNLIWGAAQPVAGMMADRYGTWKTLSMGAVLYAIGLLLMANAETPMALHLSGGVLIGLGVAFSSFSLVIAAFGRVVTPEQRSIAFGIGTASGSLGQFVFAPLGNSLIESIGWQETLIVFSGLIMAVPFLAIALRGRPHAPASLGLGPDQSLTQAMAEAFGTRGFILLTLGFFVCGFHVAFITVHLPPYIADLGLDPSWGAIAIALIGLCNIVGSLVSGYIGGRYSKPHFLSLIYFARAIVITVFILVPASPLTVLAFAAAMGFLWLSTVPPTSGLVAVMFGPRYMATLFGFVFFSHQIGSFIGVWLGGYLYDTTGSYDAIWWMGVVLALFATVIHWPIREQPVPRLAAEAAE
- a CDS encoding glycine--tRNA ligase subunit alpha, producing MRPQNSFQGLILTLQRFWADQGCVVLQPYDMEVGAGTFHPATTLRSLGPRPWKAAYVQPSRRPTDGRYGENPNRLQHYYQFQVILKPSPADLQDLYLKSLYAIGLDPSVHDIRFVEDDWESPTLGAWGLGWECWCDGMEVSQFTYFQQVAGFECSPVSGELTYGLERIAMYIQGVDNVYDLNYNGREGDEKVTYGDVFLQAEQEYSRHNFEHADTEMLFRHFKDAENECKALLDAGAKAREDAGAPVHQVVLPAYDQCIKASHAFNLLDARGVISVTERQSYILRVRELAKACGAAFLETEAGGVGYEG
- a CDS encoding LemA family protein, whose protein sequence is MTTWIILGLLVLIALYVIYLYNQLVQKRQMVEEGWSGIDVQLKRRADLIPNLVETVKGYATHERGTLEEVTEMRAKAASVPSGDVAGRAHAEGMLSQALGRLFAVAEAYPDLKASSNFQDLHASLDAIEDALQMARRYYNGAVRALNVMVESFPSNLIASQFKFEKREYFEIEDAADRAVPKVSF
- a CDS encoding DUF2207 domain-containing protein, whose protein sequence is MPDFRLPRRLTALVVGCLAFLVVLGHARADERILNFGSTIVVAHDGTLTVTEKITVRAEGKNIKRGIYRDIPLTFQDANGREKKAGFELLEVLRDGSPEPHSVRRSGGGVRIYFGKEDVFLPTGTYTYTLSYETTRQIRFFDDHDEVYWNATGNEWVFPIDKAEARVIMPDGDKATRWTAFTGRYGSRESAVTVTPEDGGNSVLFKTTRGLGPQEGLTVVVAMPKGVVAPPTAEQEAAYFLMDYRAEIVGSLGVLLVLAYYLIAWWQVGRDPPKGVIFPRFKAPEGISPALANYVTNRGFGDGGWTALSAACLNLAVKGRLVLEAPGDTVTLVPKPDGNPKNAWDDPLPKGEAAVNRWLRSRGSPLTISKDNGKSVQALGSKFRSAIEDENRTRYFKKNWGYVIPGAILSALAAIALVVFGNLSDDQIALFMPVLFIGVFVTVFSVNFGKLFRRSGNIFAKIAAIFMIFGFGMSILVSAVPLLFSGGFGIPLLPALAVALVATNLLFYYLLGAPTVAGRQVLDEIEGLKLYLTVAEKDRMNMEGAPAMSPSHFETLLPYAVALGVEKPWANAFQAWLLTAAGAAVAASYAPAWYSGHVFDAHNIAGSMNDVTSAMAGTFSTSLPAPKSSSSGFSGGGGFSGGGGGGGGGGGW